Proteins encoded within one genomic window of Rhinoderma darwinii isolate aRhiDar2 chromosome 5, aRhiDar2.hap1, whole genome shotgun sequence:
- the IRX2 gene encoding iroquois-class homeodomain protein IRX-2, which produces MSYPQGYLYQPPGSLALYSCPAYGASALAAPRSDELARSSSGSAFSPYPGSAAFSAQAATGFSSPLQYSSDPAGFTSYMASPYDAHTTGMTGAISYHPYGSPAYPYQLNDPAYRKNATRDATATLKAWLQEHRKNPYPTKGEKIMLAIITKMTLTQVSTWFANARRRLKKENKMTWAPRNKSEDEDEEDGDGERGKDHGDKMQDSNETSADDEGISLHVDSLTDHSCSAESDGEKLPCRPGEHLCESGTESKDKYEDEDDDEDIDDDDDRVLPVKPVTSSPLTGIEASVLNHQHEGSPRSSNKSTLDNRISPSSQTQASKPKLWSLAEIATSDVKHQNIGHSCQPSAVSSATSSAASHNSAYPSSSILGRHIYYTSPFYSNYTNYGNFNALQSQGILRYNSTTVTSNEGLSQTVLNSNSLHKHTSDSLKTSSSQLDQHYRSTSYESKKDPTEVCTVGIQPYL; this is translated from the exons ATGTCCTATCCTCAGGGTTACCTTTACCAGCCCCCTGGCTCCCTGGCGCTCTACTCCTGCCCGGCTTATGGGGCCTCAGCACTGGCCGCCCCCAGGAGTGACGAACTGGCCCGGTCCTCGTCTGGCTCTGCCTTCAGCCCTTACCCTGGATCGGCTGCCTTCAGTGCCCAAGCGGCCACAGGCTTCAGTAGCCCCCTTCAGTACTCCAGCGACCCGGCCGGATTCACATCCTACATG GCTTCTCCTTATGATGCACACACGACTGGCATGACAGGAGCCATCAGCTACCATCCATATGGCAGCCCAGCTTATCCTTACCAATTAAATGACCCAGCTTACAGAAAAAATGCTACCAGGGACGCTACGGCCACATTGAAGGCCTGGTTACAAGAGCATAGGAAAAACCCTTATCCCACCAAGGGTGAGAAGATCATGTTGGCCATCATCACCAAGATGACCCTCACCCAGGTCTCCACGTGGTTTGCCAACGCCAGAAGGAGGCTAAAGAAAGAGAATAAGATGACCTGGGCACCAAGGAATAAAAGCGAGGACGAGGATGAAGAGGACGGAGATGGAGAAAGGGGCAAAGACCATGGAGATAAAATGCAGGACAGCAATGAGACATCTGCTGATGATGAAG GAATAAGCCTGCACGTCGATTCACTGACAGATCATTCGTGTTCCGCAGAATCAGATGGGGAGAAGTTGCCTTGCAGACCTGGGGAGCACCTTTGTGAATCAGGCACTGAATCCAAGGACAAATACGAGGATGAAGACGATGACGAAgacattgatgatgatgatgacagagTTCTACCCGTGAAGCCTGTGACCTCCTCACCCCTGACTGGCATAGAGGCCTCTGTACTCAATCATCAGCATGAAGGGAGCCCCAGAAGTTCCAACAAATCCACACTGGACAATAGGATATCCCCCAGTTCGCAGACACAGGCCAGCAAACCCAAGTTATGGTCCCTGGCAGAGATAGCCACCTCCGATGTTAAACACCAAAACATTGGCCACAGTTGCCAGCCTTCTGCTGTGTCCTCTGCCACCTCCTCAGCTGCATCTCACAACTCTGCCTACCCTTCCTCTTCCATCCTGGGGAGACATATATACTACACATCGCCTTTTTATAGCAATTACACGAACTATGGGAATTTCAATGCTCTTCAGAGTCAAGGAATCCTCAGATATAATTCAACGACAGTGACTTCTAATGAGGGACTAAGTCAAACGGTATTAAACAGTAACTCTCTGCACAAACATACCAGTGACTCTTTGAAAACATCCAGCAGTCAGCTAGATCAACACTACAGGTCTACCAGCTATGAATCCAAAAAAG ATCCCACGGAAGTGTGCACAGTAGGAATACAACCATACCTATAG